Proteins from a single region of Haloplanus sp. GDY1:
- a CDS encoding amphi-Trp domain-containing protein translates to MPEEVLFESESEQSRDEIASYLRSVAEKLERGDPITLKAGSESVTMDPPVRPTFEVKAEREGPTDGPGELSIEFELEWDENGEGSEGGSDRLEIE, encoded by the coding sequence ATGCCCGAAGAAGTGCTGTTCGAATCCGAGAGCGAACAGAGTCGAGACGAAATCGCGTCGTATCTCCGGAGCGTCGCCGAAAAGCTCGAACGAGGGGACCCGATCACGCTGAAGGCGGGGTCAGAGTCCGTCACGATGGATCCCCCAGTACGGCCGACGTTCGAAGTCAAAGCCGAACGCGAGGGACCGACGGATGGCCCTGGAGAGTTGAGCATCGAGTTCGAACTCGAGTGGGACGAGAACGGTGAGGGTTCCGAGGGCGGTTCGGATCGTCTCGAGATCGAGTAA
- a CDS encoding ferredoxin--NADP reductase, with amino-acid sequence MPQVTVDAVETVGDRTVALELRTPEGFDAEPGQFILIRATVDGVEETGYYTISSPDTTGTMEVTVEYVPEGTLAPWLAERRPGDTVAVEGPFGDVRYTGGGDAVVLAEGPGIGPAVGIAERARAAGHDASIVFWGQDPPHRDRLDALEADGASVVLVESLDEAADTLAAAGDATVYVFGFESFVRDAKTVAEAVGVDDLRAESFGPR; translated from the coding sequence ATGCCACAGGTCACTGTCGACGCCGTGGAGACGGTCGGCGACCGAACCGTCGCGCTGGAACTGCGGACGCCCGAGGGCTTCGACGCCGAACCCGGGCAGTTCATCCTGATCCGGGCGACCGTCGACGGGGTCGAGGAGACCGGCTACTACACCATCTCCTCGCCGGACACGACGGGGACGATGGAGGTGACCGTCGAGTACGTTCCGGAGGGGACGCTCGCCCCGTGGCTCGCCGAGCGACGGCCGGGCGACACGGTCGCGGTCGAGGGACCCTTCGGCGACGTGCGGTACACGGGCGGGGGCGACGCGGTCGTCCTCGCGGAGGGGCCGGGCATCGGGCCGGCGGTCGGCATCGCCGAACGCGCCCGGGCGGCCGGCCACGACGCGTCGATCGTCTTCTGGGGGCAGGACCCGCCCCACCGCGACCGCCTCGACGCCCTCGAAGCCGACGGCGCGAGCGTCGTCCTCGTCGAGTCGCTGGACGAGGCCGCCGACACGCTCGCCGCGGCCGGGGACGCGACGGTGTACGTCTTCGGGTTCGAGTCGTTCGTCAGGGACGCCAAGACGGTCGCGGAAGCGGTCGGCGTTGACGACCTCCGGGCCGAGAGCTTCGGGCCGCGCTAG
- a CDS encoding AMP-binding protein codes for MAPDRKQRTDAVVHRPSREFVESTNVWEFMQAYDIDDYDELIERTTSTVPGEPRSGVDWFWDELVDYLDIEFDEGYDAVRNDAEGPQFTEWFPGARINAAHNVVDRHAAPDAETRNKVACIWEGEPGDVREITYHELHRQTNRVANYLESRGVGTGDTVALYMPMVPEVISILYGCFEVGAVAVPIFSGFGVDATATRIGDAEPSVLFTGDGFYRRGEHVTLKGTADEAIEEAGHVEHTVVYDRLGLASEGEIPWNDDRDERWETAVAAASDEYETKSLDANQESMLLYSSGTTGKPKGIVHTHAGALLQAAKEVYFGMDLQPSDRFFWVSDIGWMMGPWTLMGTHAHGGTVFMYEGAPDHPEPDRFWRMIDDHGVTQFGISPTAIRALRKRGDEWVEGHDLSSLRVLGSTGEPWDPESWLWFYEAVGGGDTPIINISGGTEIMGCFLMPMPITPLKPCTLGGPGLGMDIDIVDSQGESIADSHERGFLVARDSCPSMTKSLWSGDERYLEEYWSSWPDLWDHGDWAQKDEDGFWFLHGRADDALNVAGRKVGPAEVEGAAMEHDAVNQAAAIGADDDTTGTAVVLYVVLEAGTDERDGLREEIRTTVGEELGKPFRPREVLFVDAFPKTQSGKIIRRAIESIYRGEDLGDMSSIENPEVLDEIEDAR; via the coding sequence ATGGCTCCGGACCGTAAACAACGGACGGACGCGGTGGTTCATCGCCCCTCTCGCGAGTTCGTCGAATCGACGAACGTCTGGGAGTTCATGCAGGCGTACGACATCGACGACTACGACGAGTTGATCGAGCGAACCACCTCGACGGTTCCGGGTGAACCGCGCTCCGGCGTCGATTGGTTCTGGGACGAACTCGTCGACTACCTCGACATCGAGTTCGACGAGGGGTACGACGCGGTCCGGAACGATGCCGAGGGGCCGCAGTTCACCGAGTGGTTCCCGGGCGCCCGGATCAACGCCGCCCACAACGTCGTCGACCGCCACGCCGCCCCCGACGCGGAGACCCGCAACAAGGTCGCGTGCATCTGGGAGGGAGAACCCGGGGACGTCCGGGAGATCACGTACCACGAACTCCACCGACAGACCAACCGGGTGGCGAACTACCTGGAGTCCAGGGGGGTCGGGACGGGCGACACCGTCGCCCTCTACATGCCGATGGTGCCCGAAGTGATCTCCATCCTCTATGGCTGTTTCGAGGTGGGCGCGGTCGCGGTCCCCATCTTCTCGGGGTTCGGCGTCGACGCGACGGCCACCCGCATCGGCGACGCCGAACCCAGCGTCCTGTTCACCGGCGACGGCTTCTACCGGCGCGGCGAGCACGTGACGCTGAAGGGGACGGCCGACGAGGCCATCGAGGAGGCGGGACACGTCGAACACACCGTCGTCTACGACCGCCTCGGCCTCGCGAGCGAGGGGGAGATCCCGTGGAACGACGACCGCGACGAACGCTGGGAGACGGCCGTCGCGGCGGCGAGCGACGAGTACGAGACGAAGTCCCTGGACGCGAACCAGGAGTCGATGCTGCTGTACTCCTCGGGGACGACGGGCAAGCCGAAGGGCATCGTCCACACGCACGCCGGCGCGCTTCTGCAGGCGGCCAAGGAGGTGTACTTCGGGATGGACCTCCAGCCGTCGGATCGCTTCTTCTGGGTGAGCGACATCGGCTGGATGATGGGACCGTGGACGCTGATGGGAACCCACGCCCACGGCGGCACGGTGTTCATGTACGAGGGCGCGCCCGACCACCCCGAACCGGACCGCTTCTGGCGGATGATCGACGACCACGGCGTCACGCAGTTCGGCATCTCGCCGACGGCCATCCGGGCGCTCCGGAAGCGGGGCGACGAGTGGGTCGAGGGGCACGACCTCTCCAGTCTCCGTGTGCTCGGGTCGACCGGTGAGCCGTGGGACCCCGAGTCCTGGCTCTGGTTCTACGAAGCGGTCGGCGGCGGCGACACCCCCATCATCAACATCTCGGGCGGCACGGAGATCATGGGGTGTTTCCTGATGCCGATGCCGATCACCCCGCTCAAGCCCTGCACGCTCGGCGGCCCCGGTCTGGGGATGGACATCGACATCGTCGACAGTCAGGGCGAGTCGATCGCCGACTCACACGAGCGTGGCTTCCTCGTCGCCCGCGACTCCTGTCCGAGCATGACGAAGTCGCTGTGGAGCGGCGACGAGCGATACCTGGAGGAGTACTGGAGCAGTTGGCCCGACCTCTGGGACCACGGCGACTGGGCGCAGAAGGACGAGGACGGCTTCTGGTTCCTGCACGGGCGGGCGGACGACGCCCTGAACGTCGCCGGCCGGAAGGTCGGCCCGGCCGAGGTGGAAGGCGCCGCGATGGAACACGACGCGGTCAATCAGGCCGCCGCCATCGGCGCCGACGACGACACGACCGGCACCGCAGTCGTCCTCTACGTCGTCCTCGAAGCCGGGACGGACGAGCGCGACGGCCTGCGCGAGGAGATCCGAACGACGGTGGGCGAGGAACTCGGCAAGCCGTTCCGTCCCCGCGAGGTGCTGTTCGTCGACGCCTTCCCCAAGACCCAGAGCGGGAAGATCATCCGCCGAGCCATCGAGTCCATCTACCGCGGCGAGGACCTCGGCGACATGAGCAGCATCGAGAACCCCGAAGTCCTCGACGAGATCGAGGACGCGCGCTAG
- a CDS encoding iron-containing alcohol dehydrogenase has translation MHDTVLASETRTVVSPGRIELGAGAVDTLGGHAARYGETALVVATEQIFEFHGDAVVDGLSAAGVDSVVYTDVRPDPTVENIESAHALYEREDCDLIVTLGGGSSIDTGKGVGILAANEGSIRDFGVDRAGYEGVPNPTPPLIAVNTTAGTGSEATRSVVVSDESTSTKFLIVSANVVPDVAIEDPELTQSLPKSHTAFTGIDALTHAIEAYVSVKSYSVPDGYAESAMERIARSLPVAWANGDNLDARADVMVGQLQAGQAFTNASVALVHGLARPLGAQLHIPHGLANGLILPYVVDFSAMAAPEKYAEIARILGVADAHAPTREAADAAADGILRLCADVDLTGYLDDFGEVPTREEYLDVVDEMTQDAIDSGSPDNNPRKPTREEIADLYVTIYDDALAPDGPRRS, from the coding sequence ATGCACGACACCGTACTCGCGAGCGAGACGCGGACGGTCGTCTCGCCCGGCCGGATCGAACTCGGCGCCGGGGCGGTCGACACCCTCGGCGGTCACGCCGCCCGCTACGGGGAGACGGCGCTCGTCGTCGCCACCGAACAGATCTTCGAGTTCCACGGCGACGCGGTCGTCGACGGGTTGTCGGCGGCGGGCGTCGATTCGGTCGTCTACACGGACGTGCGCCCCGACCCGACCGTCGAGAACATCGAGAGCGCGCACGCGCTCTACGAGCGCGAGGACTGTGACCTGATCGTCACGCTCGGCGGCGGCTCCTCCATCGACACGGGCAAGGGGGTCGGCATCCTCGCGGCCAACGAGGGGTCGATCCGCGACTTCGGCGTCGACCGCGCCGGCTACGAGGGCGTCCCCAACCCCACGCCGCCGCTGATCGCCGTCAACACCACCGCCGGGACGGGCAGCGAGGCGACTCGATCCGTGGTCGTCAGCGACGAGTCCACGTCAACGAAGTTCCTCATCGTCTCCGCGAACGTCGTCCCCGACGTGGCCATCGAGGACCCCGAACTCACGCAGTCGCTCCCCAAGAGCCACACGGCCTTCACGGGCATCGACGCCCTGACCCACGCCATCGAGGCCTACGTCTCGGTGAAGTCCTACAGCGTCCCGGACGGCTACGCCGAGTCGGCCATGGAGCGGATCGCCCGCTCGCTGCCGGTCGCGTGGGCCAACGGCGACAACCTCGACGCCCGCGCCGACGTGATGGTCGGGCAACTGCAGGCCGGGCAGGCCTTCACCAACGCCTCGGTGGCGCTGGTCCACGGCCTCGCCCGCCCGCTCGGCGCCCAACTCCACATCCCCCACGGCCTCGCGAACGGCCTCATCCTCCCCTACGTCGTCGACTTCTCCGCGATGGCGGCCCCCGAGAAGTACGCCGAAATCGCGCGCATCCTCGGCGTCGCCGACGCCCACGCCCCGACCCGCGAGGCCGCCGACGCCGCCGCCGACGGGATCCTCCGGCTCTGTGCCGACGTGGACCTCACGGGCTACCTCGACGACTTCGGCGAGGTGCCCACCCGCGAGGAGTACCTCGACGTGGTCGACGAGATGACCCAGGACGCCATCGACTCGGGGTCGCCGGACAACAACCCACGGAAGCCCACCCGCGAGGAGATCGCCGACCTCTACGTCACCATCTACGACGACGCGCTCGCCCCCGACGGGCCGCGTCGCTCCTGA
- a CDS encoding long-chain fatty acid--CoA ligase translates to MTGQTLRPFLRRATQLYPDREVVARTADGTKRRTYAETADRVTRLAAALRAAGVGRGDRVATLCWNHDRHFEAYFAVPDVGAQLHTINPLLPADDVRGIVESAGDRLLFVDPSLTDALTAAYDPEAFESVAEVVVMGAVPDLPVDSVTSFEEFVAGHGGDYDPPALDGDDPAGLCYSSGTTGDPKGVEYTQRMLWSHTMAIMTPMGLDIADADVVMPVVPMFHINAWGLPYAATAAGAKHVYPGPSPDPADLVALIEREGVTLTAGVPTVWLGVLDYLQDHDADLSTLDRIVIGGAAPPERLIRAFDDLGVEVVHGWGMTETAPVGAVSHLKPELRDADYETRLEKRTKQGLILPGLEFEVVDDAGERVPHDGESMGELRVRGPWVADGYLDGDDDAFEDGWLRTGDVVTVDPDGYVELVDRAADVIKSGGEWISSQAVENAIMGHEAVSEAAVVGVPHERWGERPVAYVVAGDADRDALIEAVSDRLRDSYPDWWVPDRFEFVESIPKTATGKFAKTDLRARRDEPLDGPVAAEPPADGEA, encoded by the coding sequence ATGACGGGCCAGACGCTCCGGCCGTTCCTGCGGCGGGCGACACAGCTGTATCCCGACCGTGAGGTCGTGGCGCGCACGGCCGACGGGACGAAACGACGGACCTACGCGGAGACCGCCGACCGCGTGACCCGGCTGGCTGCCGCCCTCCGGGCGGCGGGGGTCGGCCGCGGCGACCGCGTGGCGACGCTGTGCTGGAATCACGACCGGCACTTCGAGGCCTACTTCGCGGTCCCCGACGTCGGGGCACAGCTCCACACGATCAACCCGCTGCTCCCCGCGGACGACGTCCGGGGCATCGTCGAGAGCGCGGGCGACCGGCTCCTCTTCGTCGACCCGTCGCTGACCGACGCGCTCACCGCGGCCTACGACCCCGAGGCCTTCGAGAGCGTCGCGGAGGTCGTCGTGATGGGTGCGGTGCCCGACCTCCCCGTCGACTCGGTCACGAGTTTCGAGGAGTTCGTCGCGGGCCACGGCGGCGACTACGACCCGCCGGCCCTCGACGGCGACGACCCCGCCGGCCTCTGTTACTCCTCGGGGACGACCGGCGATCCGAAGGGCGTCGAGTACACCCAGCGGATGCTCTGGAGTCACACGATGGCGATCATGACGCCGATGGGGCTGGACATCGCGGACGCGGACGTCGTGATGCCCGTCGTCCCGATGTTCCACATCAACGCCTGGGGGCTCCCCTACGCGGCGACGGCGGCGGGGGCGAAACACGTCTACCCCGGCCCCTCACCCGACCCCGCGGACCTGGTCGCGCTGATCGAGCGCGAGGGCGTCACGCTCACCGCGGGCGTCCCGACGGTGTGGCTGGGCGTCCTCGACTACCTGCAGGATCACGACGCCGACCTCTCGACGCTCGACCGAATCGTCATCGGCGGTGCAGCGCCGCCCGAGCGCCTGATCCGCGCGTTCGACGACCTGGGCGTCGAGGTGGTCCACGGGTGGGGGATGACCGAAACCGCGCCCGTCGGCGCCGTCTCCCACCTCAAACCCGAGCTCCGGGACGCGGACTACGAGACGCGGCTGGAGAAGCGCACGAAACAGGGGTTGATCCTCCCCGGGCTGGAGTTCGAGGTGGTCGACGACGCGGGCGAGCGGGTGCCCCACGACGGCGAGTCGATGGGCGAACTCCGGGTTCGCGGCCCGTGGGTCGCCGACGGCTACCTCGACGGCGACGACGACGCCTTCGAGGACGGCTGGCTCCGCACCGGCGACGTGGTCACCGTCGACCCGGACGGCTACGTCGAACTCGTCGACCGCGCCGCCGACGTGATCAAGTCCGGCGGGGAGTGGATCTCCTCGCAGGCCGTCGAGAACGCCATCATGGGCCACGAGGCCGTGAGCGAGGCGGCGGTGGTGGGCGTCCCCCACGAGCGGTGGGGAGAACGCCCCGTCGCCTACGTCGTCGCCGGCGACGCCGACCGCGACGCGCTGATCGAGGCGGTGTCGGATCGCCTCCGGGACTCCTACCCCGACTGGTGGGTGCCCGACCGCTTCGAGTTCGTCGAGTCGATCCCCAAGACCGCGACCGGGAAGTTCGCGAAGACCGACCTCCGGGCCCGCCGGGACGAACCCCTCGACGGACCGGTGGCAGCCGAACCGCCCGCGGACGGCGAGGCCTAG
- a CDS encoding TIGR00266 family protein has translation MQTEFSHRPSYTHLTVELDDGESIIAEPGAMVGHSPTVSIETSTSRDGLLSSAKSMLGGESMFANEFVAEGGSGTVTLAPSAPGDVMEHELDDETLYTTDGAFLAATPGIDIDSELGGLKSMLGEASLTPLALKGSGTVFVDAYGGLERLDLDAGESYVLDNEHLIAWDDTVDFETRSVGGLKSSLFGGEGLVFEFTGPGTAWYQTRDLDAFVSVIQPRLPSGN, from the coding sequence ATGCAAACGGAATTCTCCCACCGACCGTCGTACACACACCTGACCGTCGAACTCGACGACGGCGAGTCGATAATCGCGGAACCCGGCGCGATGGTCGGCCACTCGCCGACCGTCTCCATCGAGACGTCGACCAGCCGCGACGGCCTGCTCAGTTCCGCGAAGTCCATGCTCGGCGGCGAGTCCATGTTCGCAAACGAGTTCGTCGCCGAGGGTGGCTCCGGCACCGTGACGCTCGCGCCCTCCGCCCCGGGAGACGTGATGGAACACGAACTCGACGACGAGACGCTGTACACCACCGACGGCGCCTTCCTCGCGGCGACGCCCGGGATCGACATCGACAGCGAACTCGGCGGCCTGAAGTCGATGCTGGGGGAGGCCAGCCTGACGCCCCTCGCGCTGAAGGGGAGCGGCACCGTCTTCGTGGACGCCTACGGCGGCCTCGAACGCCTCGACCTCGACGCCGGCGAGTCGTACGTCCTCGACAACGAGCATCTGATCGCCTGGGACGACACGGTCGACTTCGAGACGCGGAGCGTCGGCGGGCTGAAGTCGTCGCTGTTCGGCGGCGAGGGCCTCGTCTTCGAGTTCACCGGCCCCGGAACGGCGTGGTACCAGACCCGCGACCTCGACGCCTTCGTCTCGGTCATCCAGCCGCGACTGCCGAGCGGGAACTGA